The Sinomicrobium kalidii genome contains a region encoding:
- a CDS encoding DUF5684 domain-containing protein, protein MNANEQIGAGIGLVSIIIYLAIFAATIAGMWKTFEKAGKPGWAAIIPIYNIIVLIEIVGKPMWWIVLLLVPCVNYVALVWLTNLLSKSFGKGEGYTVGLVLLPFVFYPMLGFGDAEYQGPSAAEANPGVQ, encoded by the coding sequence ATGAACGCAAACGAACAAATCGGGGCCGGCATCGGGCTGGTATCCATTATTATTTACCTGGCAATATTTGCTGCTACTATTGCCGGTATGTGGAAAACATTTGAAAAAGCCGGAAAACCGGGATGGGCGGCAATCATCCCGATATATAATATCATTGTACTGATCGAGATCGTGGGGAAACCCATGTGGTGGATCGTATTGTTGCTTGTACCTTGTGTAAACTATGTGGCTCTGGTTTGGCTGACCAACCTGTTGAGTAAGAGTTTTGGTAAAGGTGAAGGTTATACGGTAGGGCTTGTATTGCTTCCTTTTGTTTTTTATCCCATGCTCGGATTCGGGGATGCGGAATACCAGGGACCTTCGGCAGCAGAAGCCAATCCCGGGGTACAATAA
- a CDS encoding DUF2752 domain-containing protein has protein sequence MHSDLRNWLHQHLLPCPVKWLTGMDCPGCGFQRSLLALFRGDFALSFELYPATIPFLLLFITTVLHKWLGMDKKMIILKSLALFAGGVMIVSYILKLRHIAG, from the coding sequence ATGCATTCGGATCTCAGGAACTGGTTACATCAACATTTACTGCCCTGCCCTGTAAAGTGGCTTACGGGCATGGATTGCCCCGGATGCGGTTTTCAACGCTCCCTTCTGGCACTTTTCCGGGGAGACTTTGCCCTGAGTTTTGAACTTTACCCCGCTACTATACCGTTTCTACTCCTTTTTATTACTACAGTTTTACACAAATGGTTGGGCATGGATAAAAAAATGATCATCCTGAAAAGTCTGGCCCTTTTTGCAGGAGGTGTAATGATCGTCTCCTACATATTGAAACTACGTCATATAGCAGGCTGA
- a CDS encoding anti-sigma factor: MNTEEYISSGILELYVYGVLSDAENKEITDYLRQYPEIRTEVEEIEKALIDLSGAIAPENPEHLLQSIKEKLSKRTDVMPLSKKRTHWFVYAGWAASVLLLIGLFFLFDKNRALKETLDDVRNRNIQLEIQITEARNNAEKTQKLLDVLRNRNILKVPLQGQQAAPDAYAAVYWDKEKNITYIDAKGLPAPPEGMVYQIWSLKMQPLTPTSIGLLDAYDTDENKIFKLENTNVSEGFGITLEPEGGSKTPTLERLYTLGVVQS; this comes from the coding sequence ATGAATACGGAAGAATATATATCCTCAGGCATTCTGGAACTATACGTTTACGGCGTACTATCTGATGCCGAAAATAAGGAGATCACAGATTATCTCAGGCAATATCCGGAGATCAGGACCGAAGTGGAAGAAATCGAAAAAGCCCTGATCGATCTTTCCGGTGCCATCGCCCCTGAAAACCCGGAACATTTGCTGCAGTCCATAAAAGAAAAGCTATCAAAAAGAACAGATGTGATGCCGCTATCTAAAAAACGGACACATTGGTTTGTGTATGCCGGCTGGGCGGCGAGTGTATTGCTTCTGATCGGTTTGTTTTTCCTTTTTGATAAAAACAGGGCATTAAAAGAAACCCTGGACGATGTCAGAAACCGGAACATTCAACTCGAAATACAGATCACGGAAGCCAGGAACAATGCCGAAAAAACACAAAAACTCCTGGATGTTCTTAGAAACAGAAATATCCTGAAAGTACCTTTGCAGGGCCAGCAAGCCGCTCCGGACGCTTATGCCGCTGTATATTGGGACAAAGAAAAAAATATTACCTATATCGATGCCAAGGGGCTTCCGGCCCCTCCTGAAGGGATGGTCTATCAGATATGGTCTTTGAAAATGCAACCTCTGACCCCAACCAGTATCGGACTACTGGATGCGTATGACACAGACGAAAACAAGATATTTAAACTGGAAAACACCAATGTTTCCGAAGGCTTCGGAATTACCCTGGAGCCTGAAGGCGGAAGTAAAACACCTACTCTGGAAAGACTTTACACCCTGGGAGTTGTACAATCCTGA
- a CDS encoding RNA polymerase sigma factor produces MQQDQLIVQLQSGNEKAFERIYQLYSRSLYGIVFSIIRNEAISEEILQDVFLKIWHEAPAYDPEKGRFFTWILNIARNAAIDRLRSREYKNSKLNMKSDYFSDILESENNVSGKLDAIGLQKYIDILGPMCKKLIDLLFFKGFTQKESAKKLQIPLGTVKTRNRICINKLRANVIK; encoded by the coding sequence ATGCAGCAGGATCAATTAATTGTACAGCTTCAAAGCGGAAATGAAAAAGCTTTTGAACGCATTTATCAGCTTTATTCCAGAAGCCTGTACGGCATCGTTTTCAGTATAATCAGGAACGAAGCAATCTCCGAAGAGATTCTCCAGGATGTTTTCTTAAAAATATGGCATGAAGCCCCCGCTTACGATCCTGAAAAAGGGCGTTTTTTTACCTGGATACTCAATATTGCAAGGAATGCAGCTATCGACAGGTTGAGATCCAGGGAATACAAAAACAGCAAATTAAACATGAAAAGCGATTATTTCTCAGATATACTTGAGTCTGAAAATAATGTTTCGGGTAAATTGGATGCTATCGGATTGCAAAAATATATCGATATCCTGGGCCCCATGTGTAAAAAACTGATCGATTTACTTTTTTTCAAGGGATTCACACAAAAAGAAAGTGCCAAAAAATTGCAAATCCCCCTGGGTACTGTAAAGACAAGGAACAGAATTTGCATCAATAAACTTCGCGCTAACGTAATAAAATAA
- a CDS encoding ferritin-like domain-containing protein encodes MEIIKFLEAFTSENLLAKTSSRREAFSTFGVLGKKAAMAAIPFGLATSSSKTFAFQDQNAAIGALQLALTLEYLEAEFYLKALDSGVLPGGSRAEAIYEQISKHESAHVDFLIAGLGDEAVESPTFDFTSGGMFDPFNENGTGQEVAYAQLLALAQAFEDTGVRAYKGQAANLMGTAFLTPALQIHSVEARHASEIRRLRARIMETDLDQDALGWITLNNRGPGMPEATQDVYDGEENVSQGGVNLVTATGFDDVAVSQSYDEPMSGNTASAIAGLFIAS; translated from the coding sequence ATGGAAATCATAAAATTTCTGGAAGCATTTACTTCCGAAAATCTCCTTGCTAAAACTTCTTCAAGAAGAGAGGCGTTCAGCACGTTCGGTGTTCTCGGTAAAAAAGCGGCAATGGCTGCCATTCCATTCGGGCTGGCAACTTCCTCCTCAAAAACTTTTGCCTTTCAGGATCAGAACGCCGCTATTGGTGCACTTCAACTTGCATTGACCCTGGAATACCTCGAAGCCGAATTTTACCTCAAAGCACTGGATTCCGGTGTGTTGCCCGGAGGAAGCAGAGCCGAAGCAATCTATGAACAAATTTCAAAACATGAATCGGCGCATGTCGATTTCCTGATCGCCGGACTTGGTGATGAAGCCGTGGAATCCCCTACATTCGACTTTACCTCAGGAGGGATGTTTGACCCCTTTAACGAAAACGGAACAGGACAGGAAGTAGCCTATGCACAACTGCTTGCTCTTGCACAAGCTTTTGAAGACACCGGTGTAAGGGCCTATAAAGGACAAGCCGCAAATCTTATGGGTACTGCTTTCCTTACACCTGCCCTTCAAATCCATTCAGTAGAAGCACGGCATGCCTCCGAAATCAGGAGGTTACGAGCCCGTATTATGGAGACTGACCTGGATCAGGACGCCCTGGGGTGGATAACATTAAACAACCGGGGCCCCGGAATGCCCGAAGCAACACAGGATGTCTATGACGGTGAAGAGAACGTTTCACAAGGAGGGGTTAATCTTGTTACGGCCACCGGATTTGACGATGTGGCAGTATCCCAGTCCTATGACGAACCCATGAGCGGGAATACCGCTTCTGCAATTGCAGGCTTGTTCATTGCCTCCTGA
- a CDS encoding ferritin-like domain-containing protein translates to METTPAKVNLQEAKNENTNSRRQFLKIGGLAVVGTSLLLSCNNDDDGFTDPDEIFDLGSGDLGILNYAYALEQLEAAFYTRVMDGSYWMNASAEEKLVLEDLYKHEVIHREFFKAAITAAVNGDTNKVLPELEFDFTSVDFNNRDSVLATARVLEDTGVAAYNGAGTFLQTPDYLVIAGKIVSVEARHAAAIRSLYMDDAKAFAGDDIIDVNGLDLAKPPSEILDAVGQTGFIKTEFTANRLPKE, encoded by the coding sequence ATGGAAACAACACCTGCTAAAGTAAATTTACAGGAAGCTAAAAATGAGAACACCAATTCCAGGAGGCAATTCCTGAAAATAGGTGGACTGGCTGTTGTAGGCACCAGTCTTTTATTATCCTGTAATAACGATGACGACGGTTTTACAGATCCCGATGAAATTTTTGACCTCGGGAGCGGTGACCTCGGAATCCTGAACTATGCCTATGCCCTTGAACAACTTGAAGCCGCATTTTATACCAGGGTGATGGACGGTTCTTACTGGATGAATGCCAGCGCTGAAGAAAAACTCGTGCTGGAAGATCTCTATAAGCACGAGGTTATTCACCGCGAATTCTTCAAAGCTGCCATTACCGCTGCCGTAAACGGGGACACAAACAAGGTGTTGCCCGAACTTGAATTTGACTTTACTTCAGTCGATTTCAATAACAGAGATTCGGTCCTGGCCACGGCGAGGGTGCTTGAAGACACCGGGGTAGCCGCCTACAATGGGGCCGGGACCTTTCTTCAAACCCCGGATTATCTCGTTATAGCCGGTAAAATAGTATCTGTGGAAGCAAGACATGCCGCAGCCATAAGGTCACTTTATATGGACGATGCCAAAGCCTTTGCCGGTGATGATATCATTGATGTCAATGGTCTGGATCTTGCCAAACCGCCTTCTGAAATTCTGGATGCCGTGGGGCAAACCGGGTTTATAAAAACCGAGTTTACTGCCAACCGGTTACCGAAAGAATAA
- a CDS encoding ketopantoate reductase family protein: protein MNILVYGIGGVGGYFGGKLATTAHHTTFIARGKHLEAIRKNGLKVNSFQGDFLVRPDIATDRPDETPSPHLILLGVKSWQLTETAKTLSPYLNSETIVLPLQNGADNPDKIKKHIPEHQILAGFCNVISFIESPGIIRHAAFDPILSFGELNNRKSARALRIKDVFEEAGINSRIPEDIHREIWRKFMFITTISGLGGLTRVPVGTMRKSPYLYQMMRDTANEILKLAQAKQINLTQADVEKVFEIIDGQDPESTASTQRDIMSGKPSELENFNGYVVKEAGKFDIPVPVNEMIYQCLLPMEKKAGNHT from the coding sequence ATGAATATTTTAGTTTACGGTATTGGAGGTGTCGGCGGTTATTTTGGTGGTAAACTGGCTACCACAGCACATCACACCACTTTTATTGCACGCGGGAAGCACCTGGAAGCCATCCGGAAAAACGGGCTCAAAGTAAACAGCTTCCAGGGAGATTTTCTGGTCCGCCCCGATATTGCTACGGACCGACCGGATGAAACCCCTTCCCCGCACCTCATCCTATTGGGGGTTAAAAGCTGGCAACTGACCGAAACTGCCAAAACACTATCTCCTTATCTCAATAGTGAAACCATTGTTTTACCGCTTCAAAACGGTGCCGATAATCCCGATAAGATAAAAAAGCACATCCCGGAACATCAAATTTTAGCCGGATTTTGTAACGTGATTAGTTTTATCGAATCTCCCGGAATCATTCGTCATGCTGCGTTCGACCCTATCCTGAGCTTCGGAGAGTTAAACAACCGGAAATCCGCACGTGCTTTGCGCATCAAGGATGTTTTTGAAGAAGCCGGAATAAACAGTCGAATCCCGGAGGACATCCATCGTGAGATATGGAGAAAATTCATGTTTATTACTACCATCAGCGGTTTGGGAGGTCTTACCAGGGTACCTGTCGGAACTATGCGGAAAAGCCCTTATCTATATCAAATGATGCGCGATACAGCCAATGAGATCCTCAAACTGGCACAGGCCAAACAAATAAACCTGACACAGGCCGACGTAGAGAAAGTGTTCGAGATCATTGACGGGCAGGACCCCGAAAGCACTGCATCGACACAACGTGATATTATGTCCGGTAAACCTTCAGAACTGGAAAATTTTAATGGTTACGTTGTCAAAGAGGCCGGAAAGTTCGACATTCCTGTTCCGGTCAATGAGATGATCTACCAATGTTTGCTCCCCATGGAAAAAAAGGCCGGGAATCATACATAG
- a CDS encoding acyl-CoA thioesterase: MNNHIEERIKKSETHIFKAVFPNTTNHYDTLFGGTALQLMDEASFICATRFSRKKVVTVSTDKIDFTKPIPQGTLVELIAHVTKVGRTSCVVQVDIFMENMYEDVREKAVTGIFTFVAVDDHKNPTPIMD; this comes from the coding sequence ATGAACAACCATATTGAGGAGCGCATCAAAAAGTCGGAGACCCATATATTCAAGGCCGTTTTCCCCAACACTACCAACCACTACGACACCCTTTTCGGCGGGACGGCCCTGCAGCTTATGGACGAGGCTTCATTTATATGTGCCACCCGGTTCAGCAGGAAAAAAGTGGTTACCGTATCTACAGATAAAATAGATTTCACCAAACCCATTCCCCAGGGCACCCTCGTGGAACTCATTGCACACGTAACCAAAGTGGGCAGGACGAGTTGTGTGGTTCAGGTAGATATTTTTATGGAAAATATGTATGAAGATGTCCGGGAAAAAGCCGTTACCGGTATTTTTACTTTCGTAGCGGTAGACGATCATAAAAACCCCACCCCCATCATGGACTGA
- a CDS encoding NAD(P)H-dependent oxidoreductase: MDIIEQLRWRYATKKFDATRKLQDAQIEMLKEAFNLTALSFGLQPVKLVILSDQDKKEELLPHAFGQQQITDASHLLIFCIETVIDEEFIHSYFDKVKAVRNTSEETLKPYRDFLIADFNKKTSEEIEAWAKNQAYLALGNLLTVCAIEEIDACPMEGFLPKKFDKVLQLGQEGLKSVLIMPVGYRAEDDEFSAMEKVRKDISESVIEIK, translated from the coding sequence ATGGATATAATAGAACAGCTACGATGGCGCTATGCCACCAAAAAATTTGATGCTACGCGGAAATTACAGGATGCCCAGATTGAGATGCTCAAGGAAGCATTTAATCTTACGGCACTTTCCTTCGGGTTACAGCCTGTAAAACTTGTGATATTGAGCGACCAGGATAAAAAAGAAGAGCTGCTGCCCCATGCATTCGGTCAGCAACAGATAACGGATGCTTCACATCTGCTGATTTTTTGTATAGAAACGGTGATAGACGAAGAATTTATCCATAGTTATTTTGACAAGGTAAAGGCCGTACGCAATACATCGGAAGAAACCCTGAAACCCTACCGGGATTTTCTCATTGCCGACTTCAACAAAAAGACCAGTGAAGAAATAGAGGCATGGGCCAAAAACCAGGCATACCTGGCTTTGGGGAACCTGCTTACGGTGTGTGCTATCGAAGAAATAGACGCTTGCCCCATGGAAGGCTTTCTCCCTAAGAAATTCGACAAAGTACTTCAACTCGGTCAGGAAGGGTTGAAATCGGTACTGATAATGCCCGTGGGCTATCGCGCGGAAGATGATGAATTTTCTGCGATGGAGAAGGTGAGAAAGGACATCAGCGAAAGCGTAATAGAAATCAAATAA
- a CDS encoding DegT/DnrJ/EryC1/StrS family aminotransferase, with the protein MPGFELFGDTERKHLNDVVDNGVLMRYGFEGMRKGHWKARELEAALCQKMQTKHAQLVSSGTAALSVALSSAGVGAGDEVIMPAFTFVASFESVMAVGAVPVLVDIDDTLTLDPVAVEKAVTARTKVVMPVHMCGSSAQLKELKAICDKHGLLLLEDACQAIGATYEGKPLGSYGDLGCFSFDYVKTITCGEGGAVITNNDQYAQNADHYSDHGHDHVGKDRGAEQHPFLGYNFRISELHAAVGLAQLSRLDEFLGIQKRNYTILREALNTVPGITFRRVPEGAEENYSFLSFFLPDESSARKAHKALGEAGVDGCFYWYDNNWHYVRQWQHLKELKSPGKLPQEISTGMPDYQNRDFSVSDAVMGRTISVLIKLGWTDEEVNDRAERMTGAIRGAIK; encoded by the coding sequence ATGCCCGGATTTGAACTTTTCGGAGATACGGAACGAAAACATCTGAACGATGTAGTGGACAACGGTGTCCTTATGCGCTATGGCTTTGAAGGTATGCGCAAGGGACATTGGAAAGCCAGGGAACTGGAAGCGGCACTATGCCAAAAAATGCAGACCAAACACGCCCAGCTGGTGAGCAGCGGAACGGCCGCGCTCAGCGTAGCCCTTTCCAGTGCAGGAGTTGGTGCAGGTGACGAGGTGATTATGCCTGCTTTTACATTTGTGGCCAGTTTTGAATCGGTGATGGCGGTAGGAGCTGTTCCCGTACTTGTAGATATAGACGATACGCTTACGCTGGACCCGGTTGCGGTGGAAAAGGCCGTTACTGCCCGTACAAAAGTGGTGATGCCCGTCCACATGTGCGGTTCTTCGGCACAGTTGAAGGAATTAAAGGCGATTTGTGATAAACACGGTTTGTTGCTCCTGGAAGATGCCTGTCAGGCTATCGGAGCTACCTATGAGGGCAAACCCCTGGGAAGCTATGGCGACCTGGGCTGTTTTTCCTTTGATTACGTAAAGACCATTACCTGTGGTGAAGGTGGTGCCGTTATCACAAACAATGACCAATATGCCCAAAATGCTGATCACTATTCCGACCACGGGCACGATCACGTAGGGAAAGACAGGGGCGCCGAGCAACATCCGTTCCTCGGCTATAATTTTCGTATATCCGAACTGCATGCCGCAGTAGGGTTGGCACAGTTGTCCCGGTTGGATGAATTCCTGGGGATACAGAAAAGGAATTATACCATTTTACGTGAAGCTTTGAATACGGTTCCCGGAATAACATTCAGGCGCGTTCCCGAAGGGGCTGAAGAAAATTATTCATTCCTGAGCTTCTTTCTTCCTGACGAAAGTAGTGCCCGCAAGGCACATAAGGCTTTGGGAGAAGCAGGTGTGGACGGCTGTTTTTACTGGTACGATAACAACTGGCACTATGTAAGGCAGTGGCAGCATTTGAAAGAACTGAAATCCCCGGGCAAACTGCCGCAGGAGATCAGCACGGGAATGCCGGACTACCAAAACCGGGATTTTTCTGTTTCCGATGCTGTTATGGGCAGGACGATCTCTGTGCTTATAAAACTGGGCTGGACGGATGAAGAAGTGAATGATAGGGCGGAGAGGATGACCGGAGCCATAAGAGGTGCCATAAAATAA
- the ribB gene encoding 3,4-dihydroxy-2-butanone-4-phosphate synthase, translating into MNTTMEEIKLNTIEEAIADIRNGKIIIVVDDEDRENEGDFVAAAEMVSPEMINFMATHGRGLICAPLTEKRCKELGLNAMVNNNTDPMETAFTVSVDLRGNGVTTGISAADRAKTVEALINPDIKPFELARPGHIFPLIAKEGGVLRRTGHTEAAIDFARLAGLEPAGVIVEVMNEDGTMARLPQLAEIAKKLDLKLVSIEDLIAYRMQHDSLIEKKEDFDVETRFGNFRLRAYVQTTNNQVHLALTKGTWKLGDPVLTRINSTLVNNDILGTLTNNLDKKLDNMFRVINEEGRGAIVFINQQNQSLNLLKRLGRLKELQKEGIVKAPKVVLDKKDFGIGAQILHDLDISKIRLVSNSEQTKRVGIIGYGLEIVEYVNY; encoded by the coding sequence ATGAATACCACAATGGAAGAAATAAAACTGAACACCATAGAAGAGGCTATCGCCGATATACGCAACGGAAAAATAATAATCGTGGTTGACGATGAAGACAGGGAAAATGAAGGAGATTTTGTAGCTGCAGCCGAAATGGTCTCTCCCGAGATGATCAATTTCATGGCCACGCACGGCAGGGGACTTATATGTGCGCCACTTACAGAAAAAAGGTGTAAGGAACTCGGACTCAACGCCATGGTAAACAATAATACGGACCCTATGGAAACCGCCTTTACCGTGTCTGTTGATCTCAGAGGCAACGGGGTGACTACGGGAATTTCGGCGGCAGACCGGGCCAAGACCGTAGAAGCACTTATCAATCCGGACATCAAACCTTTTGAACTGGCCAGACCGGGACATATATTTCCGTTGATCGCCAAGGAAGGTGGTGTCCTGCGAAGGACCGGACACACCGAAGCTGCCATAGATTTTGCCCGCCTTGCCGGACTGGAACCGGCAGGGGTGATCGTAGAAGTCATGAATGAAGACGGCACCATGGCAAGACTGCCACAACTGGCCGAGATTGCAAAGAAGCTCGACCTCAAACTGGTATCGATAGAAGACCTTATCGCCTATCGCATGCAGCACGACAGCCTCATTGAGAAAAAAGAGGATTTTGATGTAGAGACCCGTTTCGGCAATTTCCGTTTACGGGCCTACGTACAGACTACAAACAACCAGGTACACCTGGCGCTGACCAAAGGGACATGGAAACTTGGTGATCCCGTACTTACCCGTATCAATTCCACCCTGGTGAACAATGATATCCTGGGAACACTGACCAACAACCTCGACAAAAAACTGGACAATATGTTCCGGGTGATCAATGAGGAAGGTCGCGGCGCCATTGTGTTTATCAATCAGCAAAACCAGTCGCTCAACCTGCTCAAACGCCTGGGCCGTTTAAAAGAATTACAAAAAGAGGGAATCGTAAAAGCACCGAAAGTTGTCCTGGACAAAAAGGACTTTGGTATCGGTGCCCAGATACTTCACGACCTGGACATTTCGAAAATACGGCTCGTATCCAATTCGGAACAAACAAAACGCGTTGGTATTATCGGTTACGGACTGGAAATCGTGGAATATGTAAATTACTAA
- a CDS encoding LptF/LptG family permease, which translates to MKILDRYILSRFLFNFISCFSILMIIFIFQAIWLFIDDLAGKGLDLWVIGKFLLYYSPSLVPTVLPFTVLLASLMTFGSFAENYEFAAMKSSGISLYRAMRSLIIFMIALGGFTFYFANSVIPRAEFKAYNLKKNIAKVKPAMAISEGMFNDIMEMNIKVEKKHGEDNRLLENVILHKKNARGQNKTVIKAEKGELISSEKSDILKLKLMDGYYYEDHTPSNPQKIEDYPHAKAKFEVYTMNVDLSEVNDVNFEDESYNTYKMYNVSELDYLIDSIALNNSNTVRNFSDNIYKRTGITTLNRNRKPKTKSDTVNAGREQTQKQSAPPQKVQAAILDLVDERKKEQVVDIAISNITNIVNTIDSKKKELQRKDMVLNYYIMAMHSKYALAFACVILFFVGAPLGAIIRKGGLGLPMVVGIGLFLTYHFLGMFARNYAKDASIPPILGSWLSTIVMLPLGIFLTRRATADKGVFDLDSITDPIRKLFERFKKDK; encoded by the coding sequence TTGAAGATATTAGACCGATATATCCTGTCCCGATTCCTGTTCAACTTTATCAGTTGCTTCTCCATACTGATGATCATTTTTATTTTCCAGGCCATATGGCTGTTTATAGATGACCTCGCCGGAAAAGGACTGGACCTGTGGGTTATCGGAAAATTTCTGCTCTACTACTCCCCCAGCCTTGTCCCTACGGTACTTCCGTTCACCGTACTCCTGGCCTCGCTGATGACTTTCGGAAGTTTCGCCGAAAACTATGAGTTCGCCGCCATGAAATCTTCGGGGATTTCCCTCTACAGGGCCATGCGGAGCCTTATTATATTTATGATAGCGCTGGGAGGATTCACCTTTTATTTTGCAAACAGCGTTATTCCCAGGGCGGAATTCAAGGCCTACAACCTGAAAAAAAACATTGCCAAGGTAAAACCTGCCATGGCCATTTCCGAAGGCATGTTCAACGACATCATGGAAATGAATATCAAGGTGGAAAAAAAACACGGGGAAGACAACCGTCTTCTGGAGAACGTGATCCTCCATAAAAAAAATGCCCGGGGCCAAAACAAAACCGTCATAAAAGCCGAAAAGGGCGAACTTATCAGCAGCGAGAAATCCGATATCCTGAAACTCAAACTGATGGACGGTTATTACTACGAAGACCACACACCTTCCAACCCCCAAAAAATTGAAGATTACCCGCATGCCAAGGCAAAATTCGAGGTGTATACGATGAACGTCGACCTGTCTGAAGTCAATGATGTCAACTTTGAAGATGAAAGTTACAACACCTACAAAATGTACAATGTAAGCGAACTGGATTACCTTATCGATTCCATAGCACTGAACAACAGCAATACCGTACGCAACTTCAGTGATAATATTTATAAACGCACAGGTATAACTACCCTGAACCGCAACCGCAAACCGAAAACAAAAAGCGATACGGTCAATGCCGGCAGGGAACAAACGCAAAAACAATCCGCCCCCCCTCAAAAAGTACAGGCTGCCATCCTGGACCTGGTAGACGAAAGGAAAAAGGAACAGGTAGTGGACATCGCCATAAGCAATATCACCAATATAGTCAACACCATAGACAGCAAGAAAAAAGAACTGCAAAGAAAAGATATGGTACTCAACTACTATATCATGGCCATGCACAGCAAGTATGCACTGGCTTTTGCCTGTGTTATTCTCTTCTTTGTAGGTGCACCCCTCGGGGCCATTATACGTAAGGGAGGATTAGGGCTTCCCATGGTTGTTGGTATCGGCCTGTTCCTTACCTATCACTTTCTGGGCATGTTTGCCAGGAATTATGCCAAGGATGCCAGTATTCCGCCTATTCTCGGCTCATGGTTATCCACCATTGTGATGCTCCCCCTGGGGATATTTCTGACCCGAAGGGCCACTGCAGACAAGGGTGTTTTTGACCTGGACAGTATTACCGACCCTATCCGGAAGCTCTTTGAACGGTTTAAAAAGGATAAATAA
- a CDS encoding LolA family protein, which yields MKTVNDIRKIVTVIALMLAGLGYAQDSGKAKALLDEVYQKVKSYDNIYVDFKYALENKSENIHQETRGDVTIQGDKYLFNYLGATKIFDGKKVATIIPENEEVVIESPDTEEDNTITPSKMLTFYRKGYKYNWDIRQNVRGRQIQYIRLIPIDTNAEMKEILLGIDAQTKHIYNLIQTGKNGTKTTITVNSFKTDQPLSGNLFKFNAKKYEDEGYYIIEQ from the coding sequence ATGAAAACAGTAAATGACATAAGAAAGATTGTTACCGTTATCGCTTTAATGCTCGCAGGACTGGGGTACGCCCAGGATTCCGGAAAGGCGAAAGCATTGCTCGATGAAGTGTATCAGAAGGTGAAAAGCTATGACAACATCTATGTAGATTTCAAATATGCCCTGGAAAACAAAAGTGAGAACATCCACCAGGAAACCCGGGGCGATGTTACCATTCAGGGCGATAAATACCTTTTTAATTATCTCGGCGCCACTAAGATATTTGACGGTAAGAAGGTGGCGACCATAATTCCGGAAAACGAGGAAGTCGTGATCGAAAGCCCGGACACGGAAGAAGACAATACCATTACCCCGTCTAAAATGCTCACGTTTTACCGGAAAGGCTATAAATACAACTGGGATATCCGGCAGAATGTACGTGGCAGGCAAATTCAGTATATCAGGCTTATCCCTATCGACACCAATGCCGAAATGAAGGAGATCCTCTTGGGTATCGATGCACAGACCAAACACATCTATAACCTGATACAAACAGGTAAAAACGGTACCAAGACCACCATCACCGTCAATTCGTTCAAGACCGATCAGCCTTTGTCCGGAAACCTTTTTAAGTTCAATGCCAAGAAATACGAGGACGAAGGATATTATATCATAGAACAATAA